A window of Pararge aegeria chromosome 27, ilParAegt1.1, whole genome shotgun sequence genomic DNA:
ttttacagttattgggccaaaatttgatgggggttgggaggggaatacatacaatagaggttacgggtggggatgaggggaatacatcgttgagagcagagtggttgggaggggaagagcaggggtccgaaggtgaaggaggggaagagcaggggtccgaaggtgaaggaggggaagagcaggggtccgaaggtgaaggaggggaagagcaggggtccgaaggtgaaggacggaaagagcaggggtccgaaggtgaaggaggggaagagcaggggtccgaaggtgaaggaggggaagagcaggggtccgaaggtgaaagaggggaagagcaggggtccgaaggtaaaggacgggaagagcagggttccgaaggtgaaggacgggaagagcaggggtccgaaggtgaaggacaggaagagcagggttccgaaggtgaaggaggggaagagcaggggtccgaaggtgaaggaggggaagagcaggggtccgaaggtgaaggaggggaagagcagggttccgaaggtgaaggaggggaagagcagggttcagaaggtgaaggacgggaagagcagggttccaaaggtgaaggacaggaagagcaggggtccgaaggtgaaggacgggaagagcagggttccgaaggtgaaggaggggaagagcaggggtccgaaggtgaaggaggggaagagcaggggtccgaaggtgaaggaggggaagagcagggttccgaaggtgaaggacgggaagagcagggttccgaaggtgaaggaggggaagagcagaagtccgaaggtgaaggaggggaagagcagggttccgaaggtgaaggaggggaagagcagggttcagaaggtgaaggacgggaagagcagggttccgaaggtgaaggaggggaagagcaggggtccgaaggtgaaggacgggaagaggaggggtccgaaggtgaaggaggggaagagcaggggtccgaaggtgaaggacggaaagagcaggggtccgaaggtgaaggagggaaagagcaggggtccgaaggtgaaggaggggaagagcagggttccgaaggtgaaggaggggaaggtccgaaggtgaaggaggggaagagcagggttacgaaggtgaaggaggggaagagcaggggtccgaaggtgaaggaggggaagagcaggggtccgaaggtgaaggaggggaagagcaggggtccgaaggtgaaggaggggaagagcaggggtccgaaggtgaaggaggggaagagcagggttccgaaggtgaaggaggggaagagcagggttccgaaggtaaaggacgggaagagcaggggtccgaaggtgaaggaggggaagagcaggggtccgaaggtgaacgaggggaagagcaggggtccgaaggtgaaggaggggaagagcaggggtccgaaggtgaaggaggggaagagcaggggtccgaaggtgaaggaggggaagagcagggttccgaaggtgaaggaggggaaggtccgaaggtgaaggaggggaagagcaggggtccgaaggtgaaggaggggaatagcaggggtccgaaggtgaaggaggggaagagcaggggtccgaaggtgaaggaggggaagagcaggggtccgaaggtgaacgaggggaagagcaggggtccgaaggtgaaggaggggaagagcagggggctgaaggtgaaggaggggaagagcaggggtccgaaggtgaaggaggggaagagcaggggtccgaaggtgaaggaggggaagagcaggggtccgaaggtgaaggaggggaagagcaggggtccgaaggtgaaggaggggaagagcaggggtccgaaggtgaaggaggggaagagcagggttccgaaggtgaaggaggggaagagcagggttccgaaggtaaaggacgggaagagcaggggtccgaaggtgaaggaggggaagagcagggttccgaaggtgaaggaggggaagagcagggttccgaaggtaaaggacgggaagagcagggttccgaaggtgaaggacgggaagagcaggggtccgaaggtgaaggaggggaagagcagggttccgaaggtgaaggaggggaagagcagggttccgaaggtgaaggacgggaagagcaggggtccgaaggtgaaggaggggaagagcagggttccgaaggtgaaggacgggaagagcagggttccgaaggtgaaggaggggaagagcagggttccgaaggtgaaggagggtgttagcgacgcaaaaagccctcttgttaattattaattaataaattataaataattaatattatataatttaagctgaaataaatgattgtctatggttttaataaataatgtgctaaaaacggaacgtaggtggcgggggcggcaaaccgttattctgacgtccgcggcggttaaattgtagacgttcaccgcaaccgaccgcagccgcatcgtttaaactttgccaaccgctacacacgttctgtcagccaagtcacttaaagaaaccctgtgttttcacttgccctggcccctacaagtggtccttcgagccggatcgcaaggtatgttccaaactccaccgccaaatatggtgaacactgtgaagaaacaggacctagttgaggagcaggagcagagccagcacacatgtaagcaggtgaaaaagcaggtacccctaaaggaggagcttagaaaaaggcttttcgatgaagtagaaccagctactagtgttaagagcactagcggccacgcagtggcaccgagtagggcttctacacgcaatggcacgtcgagaaagtcaagttcagcatccatccgagcaagaaagacacggctggaactagaggcagcggaggcgaaagcgcgtattgagatgcagctaattgagaaaaggttgcaagctgatatggcagcactagatgaggaagcatacagtccactaccggaggagcatgaggtgcgtagcaatcataatagttctgtagagaaatggttagagcacagtcagcacgagcagtcagcacagcccgtccagcaggatggttcagatttaggcgagctgtgcccgcccgccgctataggcggtggcactgatgggactgtacacatgctggctagcgcactcaaagaaatggcaactattgctaagcacaacgcaccacatgcacaaacacataagtttttaagccgtattagcacacagaaggatctacTAATCTaacgtttgagggcgaccccatggactggctttattttaagcaagcttacgacgagtccacaaaagtatgtagctttagccccagggagaatctgtggaggctacgtagttacctccgcggaccagcaaaggaagccatcacggcgctgctgattagcgccaccacaccggacatagtaatgtcagcactggagctacaatttggtaaccccgatattattatcactagaatagtacaagatgtccagaagcttccagcaatggcacaggaatatcataaggatatagtcaagttttccgttaaagttcaaaatttcgtcgcagcagtcctcgctatcggtgaagatgagtacctaaaaaacatgaatatcatgtcggccgtgttgtctaagttcccaacggttttgttatcaaaatggacggactacagctatccgcttataaccgacggatctaaagccCGCCTGGTCTGCGGACTATTGACGGGATtcgccccgtgcttcagcagtgggtggagagaagacacggggtgatgaccttccaccttgcgcaggtgctttcaggacacggttgtttcggaaagtacctgtgcaagattgccggtagggaacctaccgaggagtgcacgagtgcggctgcgctgtggacacggcgcaacatacgcttgccgattgcccgagctgggcggtgaactcgtggcggtagtgggacaagacctctccctgccggctgtggtcagggccatggcccggagaagggtccgctttagcggacgccgctggctgggtcgcggtcgtgtgcgaaagcgttcccgtaacccagtcaccaggcgaagtgtttgaacaccgtggggtttagtcggtaagagtccgacataaccattgcacctccccgggtgtgttggtatccatgaggattccccacgtaaaaaaaaaaaaaaggttaggttaggttaggttaggttaggttaggttaggttaggttaggttaggttaggttcccgtCCATCATACAGTTGGCTACCAAGTCCAGCCATCTGAAAGGGACGTACGTGACGAAGTTCAAGGAGGCGGCCTCGGAACTCCAGGCCATAGTAGAAGCCCTCACCACGCGGAACGAGGCCGAGGAAACCCGCCGTCTGCAGGCGGATAACAACCGCCTCCGCTCTGAATTGGAGATAATCAGGGCGGAGCAGAATGCGTATCGGCGGGACTTCACTGAAATGAAGACCGCGATGGCCAAGGAGGCAGCGAGGGAGGCCTCGAAGATGGCAGCTGAGGGAGCTTCGGCGAAGAAAGCGGCAACGGGTGCGCCACCTGCTTCGGCCCTGCAGGCGGATGTCCTGGAGGAGTTAAAAGCCTCTATAGTGGCCGCAGTTGGGAGGATGTTGGACGCCCGTTTTGCAGGGATTGAGGAGCGCCTTTTTCCTGAAAGGGTCGTCCGCCCACCGTTGTCCTCAGACAGAAGGGGCCCGGCTCCTCCCCGTACGGCTGGAGCTCCACAGGCAGGTCGGGGCCCCTCGGGCGGCCTCGGAGCGAGCCCGGCCTCAGCGTCACCTGGGGCACCCCCGGCGACGGCGGGCCCCAGCCGAGCAGCGCCGCAGGAAGAAACCTGGTCGGAGGTGGTGACCCGTAAAAACAGGGCCAAAAAGACTCCCACCAGCAATCTCCCGACGGCAACACCGAAGAACCCTTCCGCGGCGGCCGCTAAGCCCAAGCCAAAGCCCAACCTGGCCCCGCCCAAGACTGCAGCCGTAGTAATTACCCTGGCTCCAGAGGCGGCCAGGAAAGGCGTGACCTACGCTCAGGTCTTGGAGCAGGCGGAGAGCAGGGTAAATCTGGAGGAGCTTGGCATTGGCGCGGGGATGCGGATTCGCCGCTCTGCCACCGGGGGCAGGCTACTGGAGTTGCCTAAAGAACAAACTCAGGACCAGGCTGAGGTGCTCGCGGAACGTCTCCGAATAGCATTGGAGGGAGTGGCGGAGGTCGTCCGCCCTACGAAAACGGTGACACTCCGTGTTACCGGGCTGGACGATTCTGCCACGGCAGTAAAGGTTGCGGAGGCGGTGGCTCGGGCAGGGGGCTGCTCGCTCACCGCGGTTAAGGCAACTCAGGTGCAGACGGGCCCCTTGGGAACTGGCTGGTCCACTGTTTACTGCCCAGTGGACGCGGCCAAAAAGGTTTGTGATGCCGGACGCCTGCTGGTGGGCTGGAGCTCAGCAGGAGTCCAGGCACTGGAGCACCGCCCTCTGCGCTGCTTCAGGTGCATGGGTATGGGACACACGGCGTCTTTGTGCCCCTCCAAAACCGACCGGAGCAAGATGTGCTACCGGTGTGGAGAGGAGGGCCACAGGCACGTAGGATGCGAGAGGCCCCTGCGCTGCGCCGTCTGCGCGGACGCATCTCAGCCGTCAGGGCACATCATGGGGGGGAAGAGCTGCCACCCCCCTCAAGGGAAAGCCCGAGTTGTCCCCTCTCAGAGCGACCGAAGTGGCCCAGCGCAGACCGAAGACACTGATATGCCGTCAAATGAATAGACGGCATATCAGTGTACTCCAGGCGAACTTAAACCACTCTGCGGGggctcaggacctcctactgCAGTCCGCCGCAGAGTGGTCTATCGACATAGTTGTGGCTTGCGAGCCATATCATGTCCCCACCCAGGAACGCTGGGTTGGGGACATGTGTGACTCGGTAGTCGTTGTttcggcgggcggcgcgggccCTCCCCTCTCACCTCTCGAGAAGGGTCCCGGGTTTGTGGTTGCGGGATGGGGACAGTACACCATTGTCGGCCTGTACTTCTCCCCTAACCGCACGCTGGCAGAATTTGAGGATTTCCTCGACTCTGTCAGCGAAGCCGTCCGCCGGCACAACGGAGGGCGTACCCTGGTTCTTGGAGACTTCAATGCCAAGAGCCAGGCGTGGGGGAGTCCCATCTCGGACGGCAGAGGCAGGGCTGTGCTGGTGTGGGCTGTGCACCTCGGGCTCTCCCTACTCAACAGGGGGACAGTCGTACGTAGTTCTGGATGAGCAACTGCGGGAGGCTTACGGCCAGGCCAAGAGGGCCCTTCAGCTGGCCATAAGCTGCGCCAAGGAGCGTGCCCGGGAGGAACTGCTGGAGGGTCTGAGTAGGGACCCCTGGGGACGCCCTTATCGCGCGGCGAGAAGGAAGCTCCGTAACCAGGGACCCCCAGTAACCCAGACCCTCCAGCCGGAGCTCTTGCGGAGCGTCGTCGAGGGACTCTTCCCGGACTCCCAGGGACATGTCCCTCCATCGATGTCCTCCCCGGTACCCCAGtcccattcatttgttcattcactcacattcgggcgtcgtgagttaaacacgtgtagcaatgtcccgcgactcacccaggtaccagtgcttcagcgagtcgtaggtgaagaaagacacccccgcgtaggggatcacccccagcacagtggcggggtagcctctgcggacacggagaccagtccattattaccggaaacaattcgctacttttcttaatttgtgaaacagctaaaaatttgcgactttttctataaaaccccagcgtacagacagttgtctgattaaatctgtactcaaagaatgggataagttattaaaataatactatttttacaaaattaaaattaaagcgaagcagcgtatcgttgataagataattatactaaaacaatgtcagaataaaatatactggttgttgtatgaaacaataataaattgattgaattacattgtagttttgtttgctccgaaaaatacagaagttaaaagattaaaggtggagagcaattagatgaaatttattcgcttaaactaagaaagaattgacaggagaaacggctaaagggcgaatatttaaagaatttgcaagggatgatgattacaatcaaggtaaggggagaatgcacagcgaagagagtacagggccagggtatagggctgaaatgataaattcacgggagataaaagcaaagcagcatttaaggggggttgcaatacgggaagagtcaactaggctaaagtgaggtgaagcaggaaatgtggcaagggtttaaaggcgtcagactggagaaaggacaacttagaaaattttacagttattgggccaaaatttgatgggggttgggaggagaatacatacaatagaggttacgggtggggatgaggggaatacatcgttgagagcagagtggttgggaggggaagagcaggggtccgaaggtgaaggaggggaagagcaggggtccgaaggtgaaggaggggaagagcaggggtccgaaggtgaaggaggggaagagcaggggtccgaaggtgaaggacggaaagagcaggggtccgaaggtgaaggaggggaagagcaggggtccgaaggtgaaggaggggaagagcagggttccgaaggtgaaggaggggaagagcaggggtccgaaggtgaaggaggggaagagcaggggtccgaaggtgaaggacgggaagagcaggggtccgaaggtgaaggacggaaagagcaggggtccgaaggtgaaggaggggaagagcaggggtccgaaggtgaaggaggggaagagcaggggtccgaaggtgaaggaggggaagagcaggggtccgaaggtgaaagaggggaagagcaggggtccgaaggtaaaggacgggaagagcagggttccgaaggtgaaggacgggaagagcaggggtccgaaggtgaaggacgggaagagcagggttccgaaggtgaaggaggggaagagcaggggtccgaaggtgaaggacgggatgaggaggggtccgaaggtgaaggaggggaagagcaggggtccgaaggtgaaggacggaaagagcaggggtccgaaggtgaaggaggggaagagcaggggtccgaaggtgaaagaggggaagagcaggggtccgaaggtaaaggacgggaagagcagggttccggaggtgaaggacgggaagagcaggggtccgaaggtgaaggacgggaagagcagggttccgaaggtgaaggaggggaagagcaggggtccgaaggtgaaggaggggaagagcaggggtccgaaggtgaaggaggggaagagcagggttccgaaggtgaaggaggggaagagcagggttcagaaggtgaaggacgggaagagcagggttccaaaggtgaaggacaggaagagcaggggtccgaaggtgaaggacgggaagagcagggttccgaaggtgaaggaggggaagagcaggggtccgaaggtgaaggaggggaagagcaggggtccgaaggtgaaggaggggaagagcagggttccgaaggtgaaggacgggaagagcagggttccgaaggtgaaggaggggaagagcaggggtccgaaggtgaaggaggggaagagcaggggtccgaaggtgaaggaggggaagagcaggggtccgaaggtgaaggaggggaagagcaggggtccgaaggtgaaggacggaaagagcaggggtccgaaggtgaaggaggggaagagcaggggtccgaaggtgaaggaggggaagagcagggttccgaaggtgaaggaggggaagagcaggggtccgaaagTGTAGggggggaagagcaggggtccgaaggtgaaggacgggaagagcaggggtccgaaggtgaaggacggaaagagcaggggtccgaaggtgaaggaggggaagagcaggggtccgaaggtgaaggaggggaagagcaggggtccgaaggtgaaggaggggaagagcagggggccgaaggtgaaggacgggaagagcaggggtccgaaggtgaaggaggggaagagcaggggtccgaaggtgaacgaggggaagagcaggggtccgaaggtgaaggaggggaagagccgggggccgaaggtgaaggaggggaagagcaggggtccgaaggtgaaggaggggaagagcaggggtccgaaggtgaaggaggggaagagcagggttccgaaggtgaaggaggggaagagcagggttcagaaggtgaaggacgggaagagcagggttccaaaggtgaaggacgggaagagcaggggtccgaaggtgaaggacgggaagagcaaaggtccgaaggtgaaggaggggaagagcagggttccgaaggtgaaggaggggaagagcagggttccgaaggtgaaggacgggaagagcagggttccgaaggtgaaggaggggaagagcaggggtccgaaggtgaaggacgggaagagcaggggtccgaaggtgaaggaggggaagagcagggttccgaaggtgaaggacgggaagagcagggttccgaaggtgaaggaggggaagagcagggggccgaaggtgaaggaggggaagagcagggttccgaaggtgaaggaggggaagagcagggggccgaaggtgaaggaggggaaggtccgaaggtgaaggacgggaagagcagggttccgaaggtgaaggaggggaagagcagggttccgaaggtgaaggacgggaagagcagggttccgaaggtgaaggaggggaagagcagggttccgaaggtgaaggaggggaagagcagggttcagaaggtgaaggacgggaagagcagggttccaaaggtgaaggacgggaagagcaggggtccgaaggtgaaggacgggaagagcaggggtccgaaggtgaaggaggggaagagcagggttccgaaggtgaaggaggggaagagcagggttccgaaggtgaaggacgggaagagcagggttccgaaggtgaaggaggggaagagcaggggtccgaaggtgaaggacgggaagagcaggggtccgaaggtgaaggaggggaagagcagggttccgaaggtgaaggaggggaagagcagggttcctaaggtgaaggaggggaagagcaggggtccgaaggtgaaggaggggaagagcagggttccgaaggtgaaggaggggaatagcaggggtccgaaggtgaaggaggggaagagcaggggtccgaaggtgaacgaggggaagagcaggggtccgaaggtgaaggaggggaatagcaggggtccgaaggtgaaggaggggaagagcaggggtccgaaggtgaacgaggggaagagcaggggtccgaaggtgaaggaggggaagagccgggggccgaaggtgaaggaggggaagagcaggggtccgaaggtgaaggaggggaagagcagggttcagaaggtgaaggaggggaaggtccgaaggtgaaggaggggaagagcaggggtccgaaggtgaaggaggggaatagcaggggtccgaaggtgaacgaggggaagagcaggggtccgaaggtgaaggaggggaatagcaggggtccgaaggtgaaggaggggaagagcaggggtccgaaggtgaacgaggggaagagcagg
This region includes:
- the LOC120635590 gene encoding translation initiation factor IF-2-like, which gives rise to MLSSEASWDAVADFCEEVILQKEAAERVREEDPDAHPLRRTYVTKFKEAASELQAIVEALTTRNEAEETRRLQADNNRLRSELEIIRAEQNAYRRDFTEMKTAMAKEAAREASKMAAEGASAKKAATGAPPASALQADVLEELKASIVAAVGRMLDARFAGIEERLFPERVVRPPLSSDRRGPAPPRTAGAPQAGRGPSGGLGASPASASPGAPPATAGPSRAAPQEETWSEVVTRKNRAKKTPTSNLPTATPKNPSAAAAKPKPKPNLAPPKTAAVVITLAPEAARKGVTYAQVLEQAESRVNLEELGIGAGMRIRRSATGGRLLELPKEQTQDQAEVLAERLRIALEGVAEVVRPTKTVTLRVTGLDDSATAVKVAEAVARAGGCSLTAVKATQVQTGPLGTGWSTVYCPVDAAKKVCDAGRLLVGWSSAGVQALEHRPLRCFRCMGMGHTASLCPSKTDRSKMCYRCGEEGHRHVGCERPLRCAVCADASQPSGHIMGGKSCHPPQGKARVVPSQSDRSGPAQTEDTDMPSNE